Proteins co-encoded in one Setaria viridis chromosome 9, Setaria_viridis_v4.0, whole genome shotgun sequence genomic window:
- the LOC117836239 gene encoding probable serine/threonine-protein kinase PBL15, with protein sequence MGRPWRPVLASATKCCAAEDAAVAPDGLARCRPQQSELSRRLASFRRLSSLANSPASATMASSDGGSGKACGGEAAGEMAGPLQLHSFGLGELRGVTHDFSSSFLLGEGGFGAVYKGFVDAGMRPGLGAQPVAVKQLNAAGFQGHREWLAEVIFLGQFRHPHLVRLLGYCCEDEERLLVYEFMPRGSLENHLFRRISATLPWGTRIKVAIGAAKGLAFLHAATTPVIYRDFKASNILLDSDFTAKLSDFGLAKMGPEGEDTHVTTRVMGTHGYAAPEYVQTGHLNVKSDVYSFGVVLLELLTGRRAMEHVRGRNAHAEQQVKLVDWTRPYLSGGSRRLRCIMDQRLAGHYSVKGARAVAQLAVQCTAPQPRDRPRMAAVVEALERLQGLKDMAVTVGLWPANAPVAGRNAISAKIRAEVKGAAGSRRRSASSKLP encoded by the exons ATGGGGAGGCCGTGGCGACCAGTGCTGGCGTCGGCGACCAAGTGCTGCGCGGCGGAGGACGCCGCGGTGGCCCCCGACGGGCTGGCGCGCTGCCGTCCCCAGCAGTCGGAGCTCTCGCGCCGCCTGGCGTCGTTCCGGCGCCTGTCGTCCCTGGCCAACAGCCCGGCCTCGGCCACCATGGCGTCGTcagacggcggcagcggcaaggcgtgcggcggcgaggcggcgggggagaTGGCGGGCCCGCTGCAGCTGCACTCGTTCGGCCTCGGCGAGCTCCGCGGCGTGACGCACGACTTCTCCAGCAGCTTCCTGCTGGGGGAGGGCGGCTTCGGCGCCGTGTACAAGGGCTTCGTGGACGCCGGCATGCGTCCGGGGCTCGGCGCGCAGCCCGTCGCCGTGAAGCAGCTCAACGCCGCGGGGTTCCAGGGCCACCGGGAGTGGCTCGCCGAGGTCATCTTCCTGGGCCAGTTCCGCCACCCGCACCTCGTCAGGCTGCTGGGCTACTGCTGCGAGGACGAGGAGCGCCTGCTCGTCTACGAGTTCATGCCGCGGGGAAGCCTCGAGAACCACCTCTTCAGGAGGATCTCGGCCACGCTGCCCTGGGGCACCCGGATCAAGGTCGCCATCGGCGCCGCCAAGGGGCTCGCCTTCCTCCACGCCGCCACCACACCCGTCATCTACCGGGACTTCAAGGCCTCCAACATCCTACTTGACTCG GACTTCACGGCGAAGCTGTCCGACTTCGGGCTCGCCAAGATGGGGCCCGAGGGCGAGGACACGCACGTGACGACGCGCGTGATGGGCACCCACGGCTACGCGGCGCCGGAGTACGTGCAGACGGGCCACCTCAACGTgaagagcgacgtgtacagcttcggcgtcgtgCTCCTGGAGCTCCTCACGGGCCGCCGCGCCATGGAGCACGTCCGCGGCCGGAACGCCCACGCCGAGCAGCAGGTGAAGCTCGTCGACTGGACCCGCCCCTACCTCAGCGGCGGCAGCCGCCGGCTCCGCTGCATCATGGACCAGCGCCTGGCCGGCCACTACTCCGTCAAGGGCGCCCGCGCCGTGGCGCAGCTGGCGGTCCAGTGCACGGCGCCGCAGCCCAGGGACCGGCCGCGGAtggccgccgtcgtcgaggCCCTCGAGCGGCTGCAGGGGCTCAAGGACATGGCCGTCACCGTCGGGCTCTGGCCCGCCAACGCCCCCGTCGCCGGGAGGAACGCCATCTCCGCCAAGATCCGCGCCGAGGTCAAGGGCGCCGCCGGGTCGCGCCGGAGGAGCGCGTCCTCCAAGCTGCCATGA